ATGACAGGACATCAATATATGTCAAACGCATTATCCTTTACCTGCTTCTTTATATGGCAACCAAATAGTAAAAGTTGTTCCTTCTCCCAGCTTTGATGTTAGATCTATCTTTCCTTGATGCTCTTCTATAAGTTTTCTGGTTACGAGTAAACCGAGGCCGGTCCCCTTGCCTTTTTTGGTACTGAAAAAGGATTCAAACAGGTTTGCCCTGACCTCATCGCTCATGCCGGACCCATTATCTTTTACCTCAAATCGGATAATATTGCTTTTTTCAAGGGCTGTTCTTACATGAATCTGCCATTTCTTGCTGGTGTACTCATCAGCAGTGCAGGCATCAATGGCATTTGAAACCAGATTCAATAACGAACGATGAATAGACCTGGGGTCCATTAATACTTCATGGATGGAAAGGTCAAAATCTTTTATAATTTCGATATGATGTTCTCTTGCGTTTGCTTCAACAAGTTCGCAGACATCATTGACGATTTCGTTGGGCAGGCAGTTTTCATATTCCGGTTCTCTTTCTTTGGAATAGGTAAGCAAATCCAAAACCAGATCGGATATCCGCCCGATATTTCTCTTTATGGCCTGCCATCCATTTTTTAACTTATCGGTATCATTTTTGTCAAGTGCAACATCAACGATATACCTGCCCCCTTTCAGTCCGATGAGTATGTTTTTAATATAATGGGCCAGCCCGGCCACGGTCTGGCCAACAGCAGCCAGTCTTTCGGAATTGATCAATTCCTTTTCAAGCCGCTTTATTTCCCTGAGGTCCTGGAAAAAAGCAACGCTTCCCATGGCCATCCCTTCTTCATACAAAACCGTTCCGGTAAATCTGACCGGAATGTTTTGCTTGTTTTTTGATAAAACTGTGATTTCTCTCCAGGGCCACTCTTTATTGTTTTGTTTATTTTCCGCCTCGTTTTTGAAGGCGCCGACGATTT
The Thermodesulfobacteriota bacterium DNA segment above includes these coding regions:
- a CDS encoding response regulator codes for the protein MQKISPPKILLIDDEEDILRVLSMSLRSDGYDVVSALSGKEGLEVFKQESPDIILTDIKMPGMDGIAVLKKVKEMNPETEVIMITGHGDIDTAIEALQYGASDFINKPVRDEALSIALDRAKEKIDIRLKLKEYTDDLENMVKIATEEVKRKSNFQTKLIKSSNDGIVATDDDWKIVVFNPEAERIFGYSKAEVIGKMKVVDLYPPEIVGAFKNEAENKQNNKEWPWREITVLSKNKQNIPVRFTGTVLYEEGMAMGSVAFFQDLREIKRLEKELINSERLAAVGQTVAGLAHYIKNILIGLKGGRYIVDVALDKNDTDKLKNGWQAIKRNIGRISDLVLDLLTYSKEREPEYENCLPNEIVNDVCELVEANAREHHIEIIKDFDLSIHEVLMDPRSIHRSLLNLVSNAIDACTADEYTSKKWQIHVRTALEKSNIIRFEVKDNGSGMSDEVRANLFESFFSTKKGKGTGLGLLVTRKLIEEHQGKIDLTSKLGEGTTFTIWLPYKEAGKG